CAATGCTGAATGCCATAAAACGATTTGAGTAGCGCCCGGTTGAACACGCGCACCGCATCGGGACTGGCGAAGTCGATGCTTTCCTTGCCATACGGGTTGGTGATCACAAACCTGGCCAGTTCCGGCGTGGTCTTGATCAGCGCCGGGAAGTCGTAGCGACCCTGATGGCGATTGCGCGGGTGCAGGCTGGCCTTTTCACGCGGCTCAACGGCTTTGGCCGGGGTCGCGGAGTCAGGCTTCCTGCGCGCAGGTTTGGGTGTGCGGGGGGCGTTCATGGGCGTGGTCGATTCGGGTATGGCTGAAAGTGGCGGGTATTGTCCCACATCTAAACGGTACCCGAGTAAACGAGTGAAAAAGGTATAACTATCGCACCTGTTGATTCCAAATCGGTCTTGGATACCTGTCATATATGACAGTAGGCGCACTTGTGGAATGCGGCTTTACTGGCAGCATCTTCTCCAGCCGGAGATTCTTCAGGGAGTGATTGAGATGATTCAACTAAGTAAAGCGACCTTTCCAAGTGCCAACCCGCCAGGAATTATCAATTGTGGAAGTGATCCGAGTCCCGTTAAAGGCATTCTCGTTGATATCAAAATTCCTCCGGAAGTGATGGTGGGCGACATAGTTGCCCTTACATCTCAAGCCTGTTCAGATGTCAACGGCACGGAGCCCATTGCAGGGACGAGAGCCACTTTCACCCAATCCGTAAAACAGGGCACGGAAAAACTACAATTCAACGTTGAACCTTACGAAACATTGATCAAACCAATCCTTGGCCATGCCCAGGGGAACGGGTCGCTGCTTGTGAGCTATGTCGTAACACGAGATAAGTCTGTTATCGGTACCTCACCACTGTCATTCGTCATTGTCGGCCTCATGCTACCCAATGGCGAATCATGCCCGGAGTAATACACCTGTCATAAAAAAGGGAGGCCATTGGCCTCCCTTTTTTATTGCGGTTTGCCCTTACAGACTGGCAATCCGCGCATGCTGCTCGGCCAGTTTGCCCAGGGCCTGTTCGGCCTCGGCCAGTTTGGCGCGTTCCTTCTCGATGACTTCGGCCGGGGCCTTGTCAACGAAACCGGCGTTGGACAGCTTGCCGCCAACCCGCTGGACTTCGCCCTGCAGGCGCAGGATTTCCTTGTCCAGACGCGCCAGTTCCGCGCCCTTGTCGATCAGGCCGGCCATCGGCACCAGCACTTCCATCTCGCCGACCAGTGCGGTGGCGGACAGCGGTGCTTCTTCGCCAGCGGCGAGTACGGTGATCGATTCCAGGCGCGCCAGCTTCTTGAGCAGCGCTTCGTTCTCGGTCAGGCGGCGCTGGTCGTCAGCGCTGACGTTCTTCAGGAAAATCGGCAATGGCTTGCCCGGGCCGATGTTCATCTCGCCACGAATGTTGCGCGTGCCGAGCATCAGTTCCTTGAGCCATTCGATGTCGTTTTCCGCCGCCGGATCGATGCGCTCTTCGTTGGCCACCGGCCAAGGCTGCAGCATGATCGTCTTGCCCTGAATACCGGCCAGCGGCGCGATGCGCTGCCAGATTTCTTCAGTGATGAACGGCATGAACGGGTGCGCCAGACGCAGTGCTACTTCCAGCACGCGAACCAGCGTGCGACGGGTGCCACGCTGACGTTCGACCGGCGCATTCTCGTCCCACAGCACGGGCTTGGACAGTTCCAGGTACCAATCGCAGTACTGGTTCCAGATGAACTCGTACAGCGCTTGCGCGGCGAGGTCGAAACGGAACTGATCCAGTTGGCGGGTCACCTCGGCTTCGGTGCGTTGCAGTTGCGAGATGATCCAGCGATCAGCCAGTGACAGCTCGTACGCTTCACCGTTCTGGCCGCAGTCTTCGCCCTTGTCCAGAACATAGCGCGCGGCATTCCAGATCTTGTTGCAGAAGTTGCGATAGCCTTCGACGCGGCCCATGTCGAACTTGATATCGCGACCGGTGGACGCCAGCGAGCAGAAAGTGAAGCGCAGGGCATCGGTGCCATAGCTTTCGATGCCGTTGGCGAATTCTTCGCGGGTGGCTTTCTCGATCTTCTTCGCCAGTTTCGGTTGCATCAGGCCCGAGGTGCGCTTCTGCACCAGGGTTTCCAGGTCGATGCCGTCGATGATATCCAGCGGGTCCAGGACATTGCCCTTGGACTTGGACATCTTCTGGCCCTGGCCGTCGCGCACCAGACCGTGTACGTACACAGTCTTGAACGGAACCTGCGGCGTGCCGTCTTCGTTCTTCATCAGGTGCATGGTCATCATGATCATCCGGGCAACCCAGAAGAAGATGATGTCGAAACCGGTGACCAGCACGTCGGTGGAGTGGAATTTTTTCAGGAACTCGGTCTGCTCAGGCCAGCCCAGGGTCGAGAATGTCCACAGGCCGGAGCTGAACCAGGTGTCGAGGACGTCGTTGTCCTGTTGCAGCGCAACGTCCGGGCCGAGGTTGTGCTTGGCACGCACTTCGGCTTCGTCGCGGCCGACGTAGACCTTGCCCGACTCGTCGTACCAGGCCGGAATCCGGTGGCCCCACCACAGCTGACGGCTGATGCACCAGTCCTGGATGTCACGCATCCACGAGAAGTACATGTTTTCGTACTGCTTGGGCACGAACTGGATGCGCCCGTCTTCAACGGCAGCAATCGCCGGCTCGGCCAAAGGCTTGGTCGACACGTACCACTGGTCAGTCAGCCACGGCTCGATGACGGTGCCGGAGCGGTCGCCTTTTGGCGTTTTCAGGTTGTGATCATTGACGCTCACCAGCAGGCCGGCAGCGTCGAACGCGGCGACGATCTGTTTGCGCGCTTCGAAACGCTCCAGGCCAGCGAACTCGGCCGGAATCTTGCCGTCGATGCTTTCGTTGAGCGTGCCGTCAAGGTTGAACACCTGCGCGGCAGGCAGCACGTTGGCGTTCTTGTCGAAGATGTTCAGCAGCGGCAGGTTGTGGCGCTTGCCGACTTCGTAGTCGTTGAAATCGTGGGCCGGGGTGATTTTCACGCAGCCGGTGCCGAATTCAGGGTCGCAATAATCGTCGGCGATGATCGGGATGCGGCGGCCAACCAAGGGCAGCTCGACGAATTTGCCGATCAGCGCTTTGTAGCGCTCGTCGTTCGGGTTAACCGCGACGGCGGAGTCGCCGAGCATGGTTTCCGGACGGGTGGTGGCAACGATCAGGAAATCATCGCCCTCGGCGGTTTTTACGCCGTCGGCCAATGGGTATTTCAGGTTCCACAGGAAACCTTTCTCTTCGTGGTTTTCCACTTCGAGGTCGGAAATCGCCGTGTGCAGTTTGGTGTCCCAGTTGACCAGGCGCTTGCCGCGGTAGATCAGGCCGTCTTCATGCAGACGCACGAAAGCCTCTTTAACCGCTTCCGAGAGGCCGTCGTCCATGGTGAAGCGCTCGCGGCTCCAGTCGACGGACGAGCCGAGGCGACGGATCTGCCGGCTGATGTTGCCGCCGGACTGATCTTTCCACTCCCAGACTTTCTCGAGGAATTTCTCGCGACCCAGATCGTGACGATTCTGGCCCTGGGCTTCGAGTTGGCGCTCCACCAGCATCTGCGTAGCGATACCGGCGTGGTCGGTGCCCGGTTGCCACAGGGTGTCGCGACCTTGCATGCGGCGGAAACGGATCAACGCGTCCATGATCGCGTTGTTGAAGCCGTGACCCATGTGCAGGCTGCCGGTGACGTTCGGCGGCGGGATCATGATGGTGTAGGACTCGCCCGCGCCTTGCGGGGCGAAGTAGTTCTCGGACTCCCAGGTCTTGTACCAGGAAGTTTCAATGGCGTGCGGCTGGTAGGTCTTATCCATGCGCGGCGGGACCCTATTGGCATTTATTCAGGAAAAGCCGGGAAGTATAGCGGGGCATGGTGCCGAGGGCGAGCGGGGGAGGTCTGGCGGAGATCTAAATGTAGGAGCTGCCGAAGGCTGCGATCTTTTGATCTTGTCTTTAAAAAAAGGTCAAAAGATCGCAGCCTGCGGCAGCTCCTACACGGGGTGCGTTATTCGTACTGGCTGAGCAGCCGCTCCATCCGCGCATCCAGGCGACGTTTGATTTCGGTTTCGATGTGCGGGGCGAAATCGTCGATCACGTCTTGCATGATCAATTGCGCGGCGACGCGCAGTTCGCTGTCCAGATGCAGCAAGGCGTCCGGGCCTTTGTCGATTGGCGCGACTGCCTGGGCTGGCGGGGTCGGCACTGGCGGCGGCTCGACAGCTGCCGGCTGGTTGCCGACGGAATCGAACAGCATCGGAATCTGTTCCTGTTCGCTGTCATCGACCGTATCGGTCAAGAGCGGCGGTTGCAGGTTGTCATCGCCGAGCAACTGGCGGATCGATTCAAGATCATCCAACAGGTGTGCGGATTTCTGTTGCGGTTTCGGAGTGTCCATTGGAATGCTCAGAGTCGCTGTAAACGGTGGTCTTGCAGAGAATAGCCCTGTTCGCGATAGAAGCGGAAACTCTCCCGCGCCGCCGCTCGGATGGTCGGGTCTTCCACCACCACTTCCGCCACTCGGGCGAACTTGCTGGCGAAGGCCGGGACTTTCAGGTCGAGATTGACCAGCAGATCCTTATGCTCGCCGCAGTCGCCCCCGAGTCCCAGCACGATCAAGCCGTCCGGTTCGCTGTCGGCAGGGCCGTGGGGCACGAAGCTTTCGCCCTTGAAGGCCCACAGGCGCGCATCGAGATCGTCCCGCTGGCTCGCATCGCTGCAGTGCAGGTAGATGCGATGGCCCATGCGCCAGGCTTTCTCGG
This genomic interval from Pseudomonas koreensis contains the following:
- a CDS encoding valine--tRNA ligase, whose product is MDKTYQPHAIETSWYKTWESENYFAPQGAGESYTIMIPPPNVTGSLHMGHGFNNAIMDALIRFRRMQGRDTLWQPGTDHAGIATQMLVERQLEAQGQNRHDLGREKFLEKVWEWKDQSGGNISRQIRRLGSSVDWSRERFTMDDGLSEAVKEAFVRLHEDGLIYRGKRLVNWDTKLHTAISDLEVENHEEKGFLWNLKYPLADGVKTAEGDDFLIVATTRPETMLGDSAVAVNPNDERYKALIGKFVELPLVGRRIPIIADDYCDPEFGTGCVKITPAHDFNDYEVGKRHNLPLLNIFDKNANVLPAAQVFNLDGTLNESIDGKIPAEFAGLERFEARKQIVAAFDAAGLLVSVNDHNLKTPKGDRSGTVIEPWLTDQWYVSTKPLAEPAIAAVEDGRIQFVPKQYENMYFSWMRDIQDWCISRQLWWGHRIPAWYDESGKVYVGRDEAEVRAKHNLGPDVALQQDNDVLDTWFSSGLWTFSTLGWPEQTEFLKKFHSTDVLVTGFDIIFFWVARMIMMTMHLMKNEDGTPQVPFKTVYVHGLVRDGQGQKMSKSKGNVLDPLDIIDGIDLETLVQKRTSGLMQPKLAKKIEKATREEFANGIESYGTDALRFTFCSLASTGRDIKFDMGRVEGYRNFCNKIWNAARYVLDKGEDCGQNGEAYELSLADRWIISQLQRTEAEVTRQLDQFRFDLAAQALYEFIWNQYCDWYLELSKPVLWDENAPVERQRGTRRTLVRVLEVALRLAHPFMPFITEEIWQRIAPLAGIQGKTIMLQPWPVANEERIDPAAENDIEWLKELMLGTRNIRGEMNIGPGKPLPIFLKNVSADDQRRLTENEALLKKLARLESITVLAAGEEAPLSATALVGEMEVLVPMAGLIDKGAELARLDKEILRLQGEVQRVGGKLSNAGFVDKAPAEVIEKERAKLAEAEQALGKLAEQHARIASL
- a CDS encoding DNA polymerase III subunit chi — protein: MDTPKPQQKSAHLLDDLESIRQLLGDDNLQPPLLTDTVDDSEQEQIPMLFDSVGNQPAAVEPPPVPTPPAQAVAPIDKGPDALLHLDSELRVAAQLIMQDVIDDFAPHIETEIKRRLDARMERLLSQYE
- a CDS encoding DNA polymerase III subunit chi; its protein translation is MTKVDFYILPSADPSARLDFACKLTEKAWRMGHRIYLHCSDASQRDDLDARLWAFKGESFVPHGPADSEPDGLIVLGLGGDCGEHKDLLVNLDLKVPAFASKFARVAEVVVEDPTIRAAARESFRFYREQGYSLQDHRLQRL